The following proteins are encoded in a genomic region of Cyclonatronum proteinivorum:
- a CDS encoding iron-containing alcohol dehydrogenase, with product MQDFDLHIRTRLLFGQNKERKFYEHVASLGKKIFLVIGGGSVKRLGYLDRVTRGLEGQGCELLLFEGIEPNPLAGTINRATAQLREFKGEVVLALGGGSAMDAAKAIAGLAVTDDEDIWPYTLGGDKMGRMTSALPIACIPTTAATASEVTPHSVVSNPDVRGKSPLSYPFFQPTFSWLNPEFTLELPPATTRDGASDILSHVFENYLLGGNRSPLADRYSEGIIATVVETLPLVIAEPDNYELRARLLWASNLALNGYQHAGREASGFILHAIEHAISGFYHNIAHGRGLATLYPAYFRWLWKNDRCRDRLAQLGDRVFGIDKDDVSYASLAFINRFEEWLQNNDLFQSLSDLGVDEADFEAIADYTIATYGFGKPMQARGELNRDDIVEILKMTERVKV from the coding sequence ATGCAAGATTTTGATTTACACATCCGCACGCGGCTGTTATTCGGACAAAACAAAGAGCGCAAATTTTATGAGCATGTGGCCTCCCTGGGTAAGAAAATTTTTCTGGTCATAGGCGGAGGCAGCGTCAAGCGCCTTGGGTACCTCGACCGGGTGACCCGCGGACTTGAAGGGCAGGGCTGCGAACTTTTACTGTTTGAAGGCATTGAGCCCAATCCGCTGGCAGGAACCATCAACCGGGCGACGGCACAACTGCGGGAATTCAAGGGCGAGGTCGTGCTCGCCCTCGGCGGCGGCTCCGCCATGGATGCCGCCAAAGCCATTGCCGGCCTTGCCGTTACCGATGACGAAGATATCTGGCCCTACACCCTCGGCGGCGACAAAATGGGCCGCATGACGAGCGCGCTGCCCATCGCCTGCATCCCGACAACCGCGGCGACCGCCTCCGAAGTAACCCCGCATTCAGTCGTTTCCAACCCGGACGTGCGCGGAAAATCCCCCCTGAGCTATCCCTTCTTTCAGCCGACCTTTTCCTGGCTGAATCCGGAATTCACCCTCGAACTCCCGCCTGCGACTACCCGCGACGGCGCATCAGACATCCTCAGCCACGTGTTCGAAAACTATTTGCTTGGCGGCAACCGCTCCCCGCTGGCCGACCGCTACAGCGAAGGCATCATCGCTACGGTCGTCGAAACCCTGCCGCTCGTGATAGCCGAGCCGGACAACTACGAACTCCGCGCCCGTCTGCTCTGGGCCTCGAACCTCGCCCTCAACGGCTATCAGCACGCAGGCCGGGAGGCCTCGGGCTTCATCCTGCACGCCATCGAACACGCCATCAGCGGCTTCTACCACAACATCGCGCACGGACGCGGCCTCGCGACCCTCTACCCCGCCTACTTCCGCTGGCTCTGGAAAAACGACCGCTGCCGCGACCGACTCGCACAGCTGGGAGACCGCGTTTTTGGTATTGATAAGGATGATGTTTCCTACGCCTCCCTTGCCTTCATCAATCGCTTCGAGGAATGGCTGCAAAACAATGATTTATTTCAGAGCCTCAGCGATCTGGGCGTTGATGAAGCCGATTTCGAAGCCATCGCCGACTACACCATCGCAACCTACGGCTTCGGCAAACCCATGCAGGCCCGCGGCGAGCTGAACCGCGACGACATTGTTGAAATTCTCAAAATGACCGAACGCGTGAAAGTTTAA